GGTCTGAGCGGGCGGCAGCTAATGGGAGAGATAAATTAGCTGCACATTTGGATAAAAAAGGTGATCTTATCGATAGTCGTCTGGACAATAAAGGTGAGAAAATTAACGAGCGCCTCGATGAAAAGGGTGAGCGAATAGATAATAGATATGATCGTAAGAATGAGCGCGGCGAGCGGAAAAAAAGCACCACCGCAGATCCCGTGACAACGATAACGATTAATCATTACCGGTTTTAGCTGGCATTATCTATTGGGTTGTGGCGAACTGAGGAGCTTCTGACTAATTCCGTAATATTTCTGTGGGCCTTGAAGACTGCAGATGTTAGACGCGGCTTACTGTGCATGGCCTTTGCCCTTTGCAAGAATAACGCAGTAGCTGCGGTTTTTGAGGCCCGCCCCATGGGGTTTTCAGAGCAACTCATACTCTATGCTGCGACTGCTTAAAAGGTCTAGACATTCCTATAAAGCCGCGCCTTGGCTGTTAGTTGCCCTGAGATTCTGATGTATCACGGAATTATTTAGCAGCTCCTCAATCGCTGTAGAAGGGTTTCATCCTCGTCAAGGGACCTCAATCGGCTTTTATGGATCAGTTTCTCGCTTCAGTAGAAAAGCGGGCATTCACTATGGCGAAATATGCTGTAGGGGACCGTGATGATGCGCTGGATATAGTTCAGGACTCTATGCTTGCACTCGTCAAAAGCTATAGCTGCCGAGACCGTGCTGAGTGGCGCCCATTATTTTTTACCATTCTTAATAACCGCATAACCGATTGGCATCGTCGCAAGAAAAACCTGTCCCGTTGGCAGCTGTTGAAAGATAAACTTCCTATTAATAGCGAAGGCGATGAATGGGATTTGAGTGAATTTCCCGACCCCAACGGCCGCAGCCCAGATAGTGCCTTGATCGGTGAACGTACGATTGATGCCATTGACCGCGCCATTGAAAAGTTACCTCTGCGTCAACAGCAGGCTTTTTTATTGCGCTGCGTTGAAGGCTTTAATGTCAGTGAGACAGCAGGGGCTATGACTTGTAGCGAGGGAAGTGTGAAAACTCACCTATCTCGAGCATTGCGCAGCCTGCGGGTTTATTTGGAGGCGATGGAATGAGTAATTTGGGTAATAATTCATCGACTAACCAGAAGCGTATACTCGGAGCCGCCAGTGCCGCTGTTATACGTAGAGAGAAGTCACTCGATACGGAAACCCTGGCCGAGTTACGAAGAATCCGCTCCGCAGCGCAAGATCAAAATAATAAAAAACGGTACTTTTTACCCAGCACTTTGTATCCCTACCTTCCAGTTACCGCGGCTTCTGCCGCAGTGCTATTTCTTGCTCTATGGTGGCCCAGTTCTGTGACTAACAATGAGAATCGTACAGAGCTATTAGTGAGCGGTGATTGGCTCCTGGACGAAGATATGGATATCGAGATGATTGAGGATATGGAGTTTTATCAGTGGTTGGCGGAGGAGTTGGATGGACACTCTTCGTAGTGTTTTATTCATCATATCTATGTGTGCGCTCATATTTCCAGGTATTACCGAGGCGGAGGACGCTGAGCCTCTGCCGGAGGAATTCCTGCTATTCCTGGAAGAGTGGGTCGATCAACAAGGTGATGTTGTTATCCCAGAAGAGCCCGAGTTGGTTCAGGGCCGCAGGCAAACCCAGGAAGATACCAAAAGCAGAGATATATGGCTGGGGGACAGTCATGACTAAAACCCTGGTCGCAACTTGTTTGATGGCAGCCTCGCTACTTTGGGCTGGTATGGCATGGTCGGTGGAGTGGAGCAGCCTAAGTGAAAGTGATCGGAAGCTGTTACAGGGCATGGAAAAACGCTGGCCCAATATGTCTGAGAGCCAGCAGGAGAGGTTGTTGCGGGGTGCCCGCCGATGGAACTCAATGAGCCCTGAGCAGCGTGACAATGCTCGGCAGCGCTATGAAAAATGGCAGTCTCTGCCCCAGGAACGTCGTAATCAGCTGCGGGAATCTTATCGACAGTACCGCGACCTGCCGGAAGGTAGGCGTGAGAGTATCCGTGAGGCCCGTGAGAGATATCGACAGATGTCCCCCGAACAGAGAGAGCAAATGCGTGAGCGCTGGCGTGAAGCTAGGGGCGATAGGGGTGAATTGCCGAGGCCCAGAGGTGATAGGGCTCGGGGAGAGCGAGCGCAAGGGGATAGACTCAGGGAAGATGGGCCGAGGAGGGATAGGTCCGATGAGAATAGACCTAGAGGAAACCGGCACAGAGAAGACCGACCAAGGGGCGACCGGGCGAGAGGAGATAGGCCCAGAAGGGAGCACGAAAGGGGGAGAAGGCACCAGGATTCTCGGCCAAGGCGTGATCGAGAGGCCAGTGACCGACGAGAGGGTGATGAGGAGACTGATAGTTCATCTGGGGCTCCTGAATAGTGCCCTGCCATTCAAATTCCAATCCTGAGAGGCTGGCTTATCGTTTTACCTCGCTGCTACGACAGTGTAATTCAGCGTCTATTCAGATCATCTTAAGTAATCTGGCTCCCGTTGATGACTAGCGGGAGAGATATCGTGCAACTATACAAACAGCTAATCGCGGGTGCGGCAGTTGCGGCACTGGTGGGTCTAAGTTCTACTGCCAGCGCGGGCCCCCGAGGCTATGCTGCGGGTGGCTATGATTATGCGCGAGTTACCGAGGTTACTCCCGTCTACACCGATGTTCAGGTTGTTACACCGACGACTCAGTGTCGCGATGAACAGGTTGCCTATCGCGAGCCGACTTCCCCGGCAGGTACTGTAGTGGGGGGACTTATAGGTGCTGCAATCGGCAATAACTTAGGCGATCACGGCCACCGTGGACGCTACGGTTATCATCGCAGTCACAATCGTGGCGGCGCCACAATCGCAGGGGCTTTGGTGGGCGCCCTGGTAGGTAACCAGATCAGCCGTGCCAATGCTCCAATCCACTATGCAACAGAGTCCCGTTGCCATGTTGTAGATGAATACTCTGCAAGAAGGGAATTAGTCGGATACGATGTCCGCTATCGGTATAATGGGCAAGTTTACTTGACCCGCACTGACCATCATCCGGGCGATAGAATCCGGGTCCATGTCGACGTCTCACCGGCTCTTTGAGCCAGGTTGAGGGCGGCAGGGAGTTTATAAAGGGTGGAAAATTGGATATCCACAGGAGCCGCACCGTGAAACTGAATCGTACCTTACTTGGCTTTATTGCTTTTACCGCTGTGTTTTTGCCGGCGCTCTGCAGTGCCACGGTACACAGCTACCCCGCTTATGAGCGGGAGAGTTTCCAGCCCCACTTTCTTCGTGTGCAAGGGGGAGAAATCTCAAGGGATCGGGCTGCTTCAATCGTAAAACAACGCTTCGGTGGAAAAATTCTCGCCATTTCTGAGACCAAGAAACAGGGGCGAGCCGTGTATCGGGTGAAAGGACTGTCGGCCAAAAGCCAGGTTTATGTGGTGTTTGTCGATAAACAGAGCGGCCGTATATCCCGCTAGCAGAATAATTGCGAGCCGCAATAAGGTAATTACTATGCGCGCACTATTAGTTGAAGATGAAGCATTACTGCGGCAGCAGCTGGCAGAATCCCTGCGCACGGCCGGGTACACCGTTGACGAAGCCCCCGATGGAGAAGAGGCACTTTATCTGGGAAGGGAATATCCCTACGACGTTGCAGTAATGGACCTGGGTTTACCCAAAATTGATGGTATCCAGGTTATTGAAACACTGCGCCGTGAAGAGAAGCATTTTCCTATCCTGATTTTAACGGCTCGGGGACACTGGCAGGAAAGGGTCTCCGGCCTGGAAGCTGGCGGGGACGATTACCTGGTCAAACCCTTCCATACTGAAGAACTGCTCGCACGGTTGAATGCCCTGGTGCGCCGTTCCGCAGGTTTCTCATCGCCGACGATTAAAGCCGGACCTATCGTTCTGGATACCAGTGCTCAACGGGTTAGTGTGGATGAAGTTGAATTGGACCTGACTTCGTTTGAGTACAAGGTACTTGAATACCTGATGCTACATCCGGATGAGGTGGTGTCAAAAACCACCCTGACAGAACATATCTATGAACAGGACTGTGACCGGGACAGTAATGTGATAGAGGTTTTTATTGGACGCCTGCGGAAAAAAATTGATGCGGCAGCCAAGCTTAAGCCTATCGAGACTCTGCGCGGGCGCGGCTATCGCTTTGTGATTCCGCAGTGAGATCCATCAATTTCCCCCTGCTCTCCTATATTCTGGGTTCCTTAAAGGGGCGTCTGGCCCTGGTTACCAGTCTTGTGCTGGTCGGCTTTATTCTTCTTATCTCTGGAGTCCTCGAGCACGCCTATCGCACGTCCCTGAATGAAGCCAAGCAGCGGGAGCTGCAGGTTTACATTTACACCCTGCTGGCGGTTGCTGAGCCGGAAGGTAAAACCCTGATTCTGCCCCCGAGTTTGCCCGAACAACGCTTCAACCAGCCTGATTCCGGCTTGGTGGGCGCTGTTATTGATCGGGAGGGTGAGATTATCTGGCGTTCGGAGTCAGCCCTGGCAATGCCGCAGCTGGAGTTCTATCCGCTTTCCCAGGGGCAGGAGTCCTATTCGCAGGTATCGGTTCCGGGAGAAGAGGGAAGTTATAGCAGTTTCCGCCAAGGGGTTGCCTGGGGGCTGGAAGATGAAAATTTGTTTACCTTTGCAGTGCTCGAGGATGCGGCCCCGCTACAGGCTCAAGTGGGGCAGTTTCGCTCAACCATGTGGCACTGGTTGGGGTTGGGAGCATTGTTATTAATCCTTGCACAGTGGTTGGTTCTGCGCTGGGGGTTTGCCCCGCTGACAGCCCTGGCTAATGCGCTTCAGGAAATACAGCGTGGGGGTGCTGATCGATTGGAGGGTAATTTTCCTCGGGAGCTGCGCCCACTGACAGATAACTTAAATCTGTTGATTGAAAATGAGCGCCGCCAGAGAGAGAAAACCCGGCATACATTAGCTGACCTGGCCCACAGCCTGAAGACGCCATTAGCGGTATTGAAAGGTCTCAAATTTTCTGGAGATTCAACAACTGCCGGCAAGACGCTAACGGATCAGGTGCAGCGGATGGACAGTATTATCAGCTATCAACTGCAGCGGGCAGTAACCAGTTCGCCGAAATCCATTATAAGGGGGACACCGGTCGCGCCACTGCTTCATAAAATACTGGATGCGCTTGAAAAGGTGTATCGCAGTAAGCCGTGTGATGTCGAAAGTTCCTGTGCTGAAAACGCCTTGTTTTATGGTGACGAAGGTGACCTGATGGAAGTCCTGGGTAACTTGCTGGATAACGCTTATAAATATGGTGACGGGAAATTATCGATTGCTGTTGAGAATATGGAGGATACTCGCAAACTGTCTATTCGGGTTAAAGACAATGGCCCAGGGCTGGACAGTGAGAAATGGCAAGCGGTTACCCAGCGGGGCGTTCGCGCTGATGAACAGCAACCTGGGCAGGGTATTGGACTTGCCGTGGTAGTGGATATTGTTGAGAGCTATGAAGGGCAAATAAATGCAGCCCCCCTTCCTCAGGGAGGTACGGAAATTACGGTACAACTGTAATTTCCGTTTTGCTCGACAAGTCGTTTAACTAGAACCAATTTTCCTGCATGTCGAAAGGAACGCTATTGCCTGATTTCAGCAGTGCGATAGCTGTCTCTGTTTTTGGCAGCTCCCATTCAAAATAGTATTTTGCAGTGTGTAATTTGCCCAGGTAAAAATCCTGAGCTTCACTGTTAGGATTCTTTTCCAGTGCTTTTTCTGCGATAACTGCCTGCTGTAGCCACAACCAGGCGACTACGGTACAGCCAAATAAATCCAGGTATAGGGTGGCATTACCCAGGCCGCGATCCACATCTTCCTGAAGCTGGGAGAATAATGCAAAACTTGTCTCATCCAACTTTTCCAGGGCTTCTTCCATCATTTTGGCCATAGATTCGAGCTTAGGTTTATCCCTGGCCTGCATAATCGTATTGCGGATCTCTGCCTGTAACAGTTGGTAGCCAGCAAGATTTTTTGACGGTACTTTCCGGGCCAGTAAATCCAGGGCATGGATGCCTTCTGTACCTTCGTGAATTGCGTTAAGGCGATTGTCTCGATACAACTGCTCTACCGGGTATTCACGAATATAACCCGCTCCCCCCAAAACCTGAATCGCCAATTCATTAGCTTTTAGGCAGTACTTGGAGGGCCAGGATTTTACTACGGGAGTTAGTAGATCGAGCAGTGTTGCA
This DNA window, taken from Microbulbifer sp. VAAF005, encodes the following:
- a CDS encoding glycine zipper 2TM domain-containing protein translates to MQLYKQLIAGAAVAALVGLSSTASAGPRGYAAGGYDYARVTEVTPVYTDVQVVTPTTQCRDEQVAYREPTSPAGTVVGGLIGAAIGNNLGDHGHRGRYGYHRSHNRGGATIAGALVGALVGNQISRANAPIHYATESRCHVVDEYSARRELVGYDVRYRYNGQVYLTRTDHHPGDRIRVHVDVSPAL
- a CDS encoding PepSY domain-containing protein encodes the protein MKLNRTLLGFIAFTAVFLPALCSATVHSYPAYERESFQPHFLRVQGGEISRDRAASIVKQRFGGKILAISETKKQGRAVYRVKGLSAKSQVYVVFVDKQSGRISR
- a CDS encoding RNA polymerase sigma factor, translated to MDQFLASVEKRAFTMAKYAVGDRDDALDIVQDSMLALVKSYSCRDRAEWRPLFFTILNNRITDWHRRKKNLSRWQLLKDKLPINSEGDEWDLSEFPDPNGRSPDSALIGERTIDAIDRAIEKLPLRQQQAFLLRCVEGFNVSETAGAMTCSEGSVKTHLSRALRSLRVYLEAME
- a CDS encoding DUF3106 domain-containing protein, which codes for MTKTLVATCLMAASLLWAGMAWSVEWSSLSESDRKLLQGMEKRWPNMSESQQERLLRGARRWNSMSPEQRDNARQRYEKWQSLPQERRNQLRESYRQYRDLPEGRRESIREARERYRQMSPEQREQMRERWREARGDRGELPRPRGDRARGERAQGDRLREDGPRRDRSDENRPRGNRHREDRPRGDRARGDRPRREHERGRRHQDSRPRRDREASDRREGDEETDSSSGAPE
- a CDS encoding response regulator transcription factor yields the protein MRALLVEDEALLRQQLAESLRTAGYTVDEAPDGEEALYLGREYPYDVAVMDLGLPKIDGIQVIETLRREEKHFPILILTARGHWQERVSGLEAGGDDYLVKPFHTEELLARLNALVRRSAGFSSPTIKAGPIVLDTSAQRVSVDEVELDLTSFEYKVLEYLMLHPDEVVSKTTLTEHIYEQDCDRDSNVIEVFIGRLRKKIDAAAKLKPIETLRGRGYRFVIPQ
- a CDS encoding ATP-binding protein, with the translated sequence MRSINFPLLSYILGSLKGRLALVTSLVLVGFILLISGVLEHAYRTSLNEAKQRELQVYIYTLLAVAEPEGKTLILPPSLPEQRFNQPDSGLVGAVIDREGEIIWRSESALAMPQLEFYPLSQGQESYSQVSVPGEEGSYSSFRQGVAWGLEDENLFTFAVLEDAAPLQAQVGQFRSTMWHWLGLGALLLILAQWLVLRWGFAPLTALANALQEIQRGGADRLEGNFPRELRPLTDNLNLLIENERRQREKTRHTLADLAHSLKTPLAVLKGLKFSGDSTTAGKTLTDQVQRMDSIISYQLQRAVTSSPKSIIRGTPVAPLLHKILDALEKVYRSKPCDVESSCAENALFYGDEGDLMEVLGNLLDNAYKYGDGKLSIAVENMEDTRKLSIRVKDNGPGLDSEKWQAVTQRGVRADEQQPGQGIGLAVVVDIVESYEGQINAAPLPQGGTEITVQL